A region from the Kribbella shirazensis genome encodes:
- a CDS encoding metallopeptidase family protein, giving the protein MIEMSRADFEVLVAQALDEVPEELAALIDNVAVFVEDEPPASDPELLGIYEGIPLTERGHYYGGVLPDRITIYRNPTLRMCETVDDVVDEVNITVVHEIAHHFGIDDARLHELGYG; this is encoded by the coding sequence GTGATCGAGATGAGCCGGGCCGACTTCGAGGTGCTGGTCGCGCAGGCGCTGGACGAGGTTCCCGAGGAGCTGGCGGCGCTGATCGACAACGTGGCGGTGTTCGTGGAGGACGAGCCGCCGGCGAGCGATCCGGAGCTGCTCGGGATCTACGAGGGCATCCCGCTGACCGAGCGCGGGCACTACTACGGCGGCGTACTGCCGGACCGGATCACGATCTATCGCAATCCCACGCTGAGGATGTGCGAGACCGTCGACGACGTCGTCGATGAGGTGAACATCACGGTCGTGCACGAGATCGCCCACCACTTCGGCATCGACGACGCCCGGCTGCACGAACTCGGGTACGGCTGA
- a CDS encoding polyprenol monophosphomannose synthase → MGELSKIVVVVPTYNERENLPVLAGLLSDLNLPGLELLVVDDNSPDGTGDVADELAKESPEKVGVLHRTAKDGLGRAYVAGITRALDEGADIVIQMDADLSHPASVIPTMVETLRTTDAGVVIGSRYVPGGSAAAEWGWHRRALSAFANFYVNAILRLHVKDATAGFKAWKADTLRWIDVASIESNGYSFQVEMNYRTVKRGSKIAEVPIHFEERTEGVSKMSLKVQLESALMPWKLLFGRS, encoded by the coding sequence ATGGGTGAGCTGAGCAAGATCGTGGTCGTCGTACCGACCTACAACGAGCGGGAGAACCTGCCCGTGCTGGCCGGGCTGCTGTCCGACCTGAACCTGCCCGGCCTGGAGCTGCTCGTCGTCGACGACAACTCCCCCGACGGCACGGGCGACGTCGCCGACGAGCTGGCGAAGGAGTCGCCGGAGAAGGTCGGCGTACTGCACCGGACCGCGAAGGACGGCCTCGGCCGCGCGTACGTGGCCGGGATCACCCGCGCGCTCGACGAGGGCGCCGACATCGTCATCCAGATGGACGCCGACCTCTCGCACCCGGCCTCGGTCATCCCGACCATGGTCGAGACGCTGCGCACCACGGACGCCGGCGTCGTGATCGGCTCCCGGTACGTCCCGGGCGGCTCGGCCGCCGCCGAGTGGGGCTGGCACCGGCGCGCGCTGTCCGCGTTCGCGAACTTCTACGTGAACGCGATCCTGCGGCTGCACGTCAAGGACGCCACGGCCGGGTTCAAGGCGTGGAAGGCGGACACCCTGCGCTGGATCGACGTGGCGTCGATCGAGAGCAACGGGTACTCGTTCCAGGTCGAGATGAACTACCGGACGGTCAAGCGCGGCAGCAAGATCGCCGAGGTGCCGATCCACTTCGAGGAGCGCACCGAGGGCGTGTCGAAGATGAGCCTGAAGGTCCAGCTCGAGTCCGCCCTGATGCCCTGGAAACTCCTCTTCGGCCGCTCCTAG
- a CDS encoding FGGY family carbohydrate kinase: MHVIALGVDVGTTNLKVCRVPDGSVRSVRTPDDAEALQHAVRRLVAELSEGQHVDAIGITAMAETGVPLDRELRPLTKLITWRDQPGVEQAQQLDAELGAAALYARTGLRLSPKLPLVTWRWLRDTQPELAARTRLWAGVPDLVLAALTGSHAMHLTHAQRLGVLDLQRRQWDQELLEYGGLDLPPVVEPMTVAASTPDGVPVVLCGHDHLVGAWAAGVREPGQVADSLGTAEAVITPSPGLVLDDELRQQGISMSWYVDGQHGCAVSGNGAAGGLVEQRLTAVDRDYTWLHSVLEPVGPPSDRFIAPYPQGRQAPAPDPTSTYDVTRRVDDPAEDLRALVDALSFHARWMAEEQTRLLGIDWRSTVAFGGPVRLGGWMARKACATGGRAFAVLDDQAAAAQGAALMAAEVVTGQPSKPLPSRLLAVDPQLTETWDGAFWHRFHKVVS; encoded by the coding sequence GTGCATGTGATAGCGCTCGGTGTCGATGTCGGTACGACGAACCTGAAGGTGTGCCGAGTTCCCGACGGGTCAGTACGTTCCGTCCGTACGCCGGACGACGCGGAGGCCTTGCAGCACGCCGTACGGCGGTTGGTCGCGGAGCTGTCGGAGGGACAGCATGTCGATGCTATCGGCATCACCGCGATGGCTGAGACCGGCGTACCGCTCGACCGCGAGCTGCGGCCGCTGACGAAGCTGATCACCTGGCGTGATCAGCCGGGTGTGGAGCAGGCTCAGCAGCTCGACGCGGAGCTCGGAGCGGCCGCGCTGTACGCCCGCACAGGTCTCCGGCTGAGTCCGAAGCTTCCACTGGTGACCTGGCGGTGGCTGCGGGACACACAGCCCGAGCTGGCGGCGAGGACCCGTCTGTGGGCTGGTGTGCCCGATCTGGTGCTGGCAGCGCTGACAGGTTCGCATGCGATGCACCTGACCCACGCGCAGCGCCTCGGCGTACTGGATCTGCAGCGCCGGCAGTGGGACCAGGAGCTGCTCGAGTACGGCGGGCTGGACCTGCCGCCTGTAGTCGAGCCGATGACGGTCGCCGCGTCCACACCGGACGGCGTACCAGTCGTACTGTGCGGCCATGACCACCTGGTCGGAGCCTGGGCCGCTGGGGTGCGGGAGCCGGGACAGGTCGCAGACTCCCTTGGTACGGCGGAAGCAGTCATCACACCAAGCCCTGGACTAGTACTGGACGATGAGCTCCGCCAGCAGGGCATCAGCATGAGCTGGTACGTCGACGGGCAGCACGGCTGCGCAGTGTCCGGTAACGGCGCCGCCGGCGGACTGGTCGAGCAGCGCCTCACTGCAGTCGACCGCGACTACACCTGGCTGCACAGCGTTCTCGAACCGGTTGGTCCGCCCAGCGATCGCTTCATCGCGCCGTACCCACAGGGACGCCAGGCGCCGGCGCCGGATCCCACATCGACGTACGACGTGACGCGCCGCGTGGACGATCCGGCCGAGGATCTGCGGGCGCTCGTGGACGCGCTGAGTTTCCACGCGCGCTGGATGGCCGAGGAGCAGACGCGGCTGCTCGGGATCGACTGGCGCAGCACGGTCGCGTTCGGGGGTCCGGTACGGCTGGGCGGATGGATGGCCCGGAAAGCGTGTGCGACCGGCGGCCGCGCCTTCGCCGTACTGGACGATCAGGCAGCCGCGGCGCAGGGTGCTGCCCTGATGGCGGCCGAGGTGGTGACGGGGCAGCCGTCGAAACCTTTGCCGTCAAGGCTTCTCGCGGTCGATCCGCAGTTGACTGAGACGTGGGATGGCGCATTCTGGCATCGATTCCATAAGGTGGTCTCATGA
- a CDS encoding D-sedoheptulose-7-phosphate isomerase: MTTRLEGLLDGQLDRHSEVAAAMRAQLPQVQAVADELIRRLAAGGVLYTFGNGGSAADAQHLAGELIGRYLRERRPLPAVALIGDAAVVSCIGNDYGYDDVFARQVTALARPQDMVVGFSTSGTSPTVVKGLAAARANGACSVAFTSTRGKDLAATADLAVVVPADETARIQEMHVLALHLVSELVDRWAFDTPASPDTRKAL; encoded by the coding sequence GTGACCACGCGACTCGAAGGGCTGCTCGACGGCCAGCTGGACCGGCACTCGGAGGTGGCCGCGGCGATGCGGGCCCAGCTTCCCCAGGTGCAGGCCGTGGCCGACGAACTCATCCGGCGGCTCGCGGCCGGCGGCGTGCTGTACACGTTCGGCAACGGCGGCTCCGCGGCCGACGCGCAACACCTCGCCGGCGAGCTGATCGGACGGTACCTCCGCGAACGGCGGCCGCTGCCCGCGGTCGCGCTGATCGGCGACGCCGCGGTCGTCAGCTGCATCGGGAACGACTACGGGTACGACGACGTGTTCGCGCGGCAGGTCACCGCCCTGGCGCGTCCACAGGACATGGTCGTCGGATTCAGCACGTCCGGGACATCGCCTACGGTGGTGAAGGGTCTGGCGGCGGCCCGCGCCAACGGGGCCTGCTCGGTCGCGTTCACGTCGACGCGCGGCAAGGACCTCGCGGCGACTGCCGACCTCGCGGTCGTCGTACCGGCCGACGAGACCGCCCGGATCCAGGAAATGCACGTCCTCGCCCTGCACCTGGTCAGCGAACTCGTCGACCGCTGGGCCTTCGACACCCCCGCTTCCCCCGACACCAGGAAGGCTCTATGA
- a CDS encoding glycoside hydrolase family 2 protein: MRVLLDREPWRVRGFLGDEWRHHRVWGTLREPDAWLPASVPGSVVDDLWRANSVPDPYTGLNTRAIEWVSDRHWAYRHEFRLDPPPAGQQAFLCLDGVDHSAVVYLDGTELGRVDGMFVATRFDVTELVRTSAYHTLVVVVEPAPVSEPQVGHTAKVRAHKSRMTYGWDFCPRLVHQGIWQSVYVELTGPARITDLTVTADRVLVRASGNDLVELTLTDADGVVVASGDRALEVRDPRPWWPNGSGTPYLYHLTATAYSDGVVSDRREYEIGFRTVRFFRAEGAPDDAAPYGIEVNGRRIFAKGWNWVPLDLSYGVPRPDRLGHLLDLAVDAGVNLLRVWGGGLIETPEFYAECDRRGLLVWQEFSQSSSGISSTPADDEDFVAMMRSQAEAIVPRLRHHPSLAIWGGGNELQAGEGEPLNDAPVLTAVGDVVRRLDPGRLWLSTSPTGPAFLNRLDLIEQAPDDQHDVHGPWEHQGLRDHYALYDAGTAHLLSEFGVEGMTMPRSVAQAVPEPERRLPTRGRPVWDHLGRWWNNETLVQESFGNRIRDLDTLGLASQFLQRDGLQYATEAHRRRWPRCVGTLPWQFNEPYPNAWCTSAVTHAGEPKPAYFGVSAAYRSVLVGAVCSRQSWAGRAELRLPLWFLSEGPLPPATVTARLLTFNGAELTTLTCKDVSADAFADELRAATPTEPFVVDLQLVASDVRAERRYVLTGTDDFAELLDHRIEVDAELCGDQLRVRHLSGPVAPFVRVRDARPVQGDAGGWLRVSDSGFVLLPGEERMIDVRWCGAGGDRVIAIDGLGLHPRERLIRCS; the protein is encoded by the coding sequence ATGCGCGTACTTCTCGACAGGGAGCCCTGGAGGGTCCGGGGCTTCCTCGGCGACGAGTGGCGGCATCACCGGGTCTGGGGCACGCTGCGCGAACCTGACGCGTGGCTGCCCGCTTCGGTACCGGGCAGCGTCGTCGACGATCTGTGGCGTGCGAACTCCGTACCCGATCCGTATACCGGCCTGAACACGCGGGCGATCGAGTGGGTCTCCGACCGGCACTGGGCCTACCGGCACGAGTTCCGCCTGGACCCGCCGCCGGCGGGACAGCAGGCGTTCCTGTGTCTGGACGGCGTCGACCACAGCGCCGTCGTGTACCTCGACGGCACGGAGCTGGGACGGGTGGACGGCATGTTCGTCGCCACCCGGTTCGACGTCACCGAGCTGGTGCGGACGTCGGCGTATCACACGCTGGTTGTCGTCGTGGAGCCGGCGCCGGTGAGCGAGCCGCAGGTGGGGCACACGGCCAAGGTCCGGGCGCACAAGTCCCGGATGACCTACGGCTGGGACTTCTGTCCGCGGCTCGTCCACCAAGGCATCTGGCAGTCCGTGTACGTCGAACTGACCGGACCCGCCCGCATCACGGACCTGACCGTGACCGCGGACCGGGTCCTGGTCAGGGCCTCAGGCAACGACCTCGTGGAGCTGACGCTGACGGACGCCGACGGGGTCGTGGTCGCGAGCGGTGACCGGGCGCTCGAGGTGCGGGATCCTCGGCCGTGGTGGCCGAACGGGAGCGGTACGCCGTACCTCTACCACCTGACCGCGACCGCGTATTCCGACGGCGTGGTGAGCGACCGGCGGGAGTACGAGATCGGGTTCCGGACGGTGCGGTTCTTCCGGGCCGAGGGCGCGCCCGACGACGCGGCGCCGTACGGCATCGAGGTGAACGGCCGCAGGATCTTCGCCAAGGGCTGGAACTGGGTGCCCCTCGACCTCAGCTACGGCGTACCGCGACCTGATCGGCTCGGGCACCTGTTGGACCTTGCTGTCGACGCCGGGGTGAACCTGCTGCGCGTCTGGGGTGGCGGGCTGATCGAGACACCGGAGTTCTACGCCGAATGTGATCGCAGAGGTCTGCTCGTGTGGCAGGAGTTCTCCCAGTCGAGCTCCGGGATCTCGTCGACGCCGGCCGACGACGAGGACTTCGTCGCGATGATGCGTTCGCAGGCGGAGGCGATCGTGCCGCGCCTCCGGCACCACCCGTCGCTCGCGATCTGGGGCGGCGGCAACGAACTGCAGGCGGGCGAAGGCGAACCCCTCAACGATGCGCCGGTCCTGACCGCTGTGGGAGACGTCGTACGGCGTCTCGATCCCGGGCGACTGTGGTTGTCGACCTCCCCGACCGGTCCCGCATTCCTCAACCGTCTCGACCTGATCGAGCAGGCACCGGACGACCAGCACGATGTCCATGGGCCGTGGGAGCATCAAGGGCTGCGCGACCATTACGCGTTGTACGACGCGGGGACGGCGCACCTGCTGAGCGAGTTCGGTGTCGAGGGGATGACAATGCCGCGTTCGGTCGCTCAGGCGGTGCCGGAGCCGGAGCGCCGGCTGCCGACCCGCGGACGTCCGGTCTGGGACCATCTGGGTCGCTGGTGGAACAACGAGACCCTCGTCCAGGAGTCGTTCGGGAACCGGATCCGGGACCTGGACACGCTTGGCCTGGCGAGTCAGTTCCTGCAACGCGACGGGCTCCAGTACGCCACGGAGGCCCACCGCCGCCGCTGGCCGCGCTGCGTCGGCACTCTCCCGTGGCAGTTCAACGAGCCCTATCCCAACGCCTGGTGCACGTCAGCGGTCACCCACGCCGGCGAGCCGAAGCCTGCGTACTTCGGGGTGTCCGCCGCCTACCGTTCTGTCCTGGTCGGCGCAGTCTGCTCGCGCCAGTCCTGGGCCGGTCGCGCCGAGCTTCGTCTCCCCTTGTGGTTCCTCTCAGAGGGTCCACTCCCACCGGCTACCGTCACTGCCCGTCTCCTCACCTTCAACGGCGCGGAGCTCACCACCCTGACGTGCAAGGACGTCTCGGCGGATGCCTTCGCGGATGAGCTACGTGCCGCCACACCCACCGAGCCGTTCGTCGTGGACCTCCAGTTGGTCGCCAGTGACGTCCGCGCGGAGCGGCGCTACGTGCTGACCGGCACCGACGATTTCGCCGAGCTGCTCGATCATCGGATCGAAGTGGACGCAGAACTGTGCGGTGACCAGTTGCGCGTGCGGCACCTGTCAGGTCCGGTGGCGCCGTTCGTGCGTGTTCGGGATGCGCGTCCGGTACAGGGCGACGCCGGCGGATGGCTGCGGGTCTCGGACAGCGGTTTCGTTCTGCTGCCCGGTGAGGAGCGCATGATCGACGTCCGCTGGTGCGGCGCCGGTGGCGACCGGGTGATCGCGATCGACGGGCTCGGACTACATCCCAGAGAGAGGCTGATCCGGTGCAGCTGA
- a CDS encoding alpha-mannosidase, with the protein MTKRGPLHMIGNAHIDAVWLWQWQEGYQEVRATFRSALDRMEEYPDYVFTADSVAYFSWIAEHDPELFERIRKRVAEGRFEIVGGWWVEPDCNLPGGEAFVRHALYSQHWLAEHLGVIATVGCNVDPFGHNANLPQLLSKARLDSYAFLRPQTHERELPGQKFWWEAADGSRVLAYRIPHEYCSPRGEITGHVTKALQQLPVTTEPLMVFYGVGNHGGGPTIENIESIKQLAQRDLYPEMFPSTMRRFFDEARTFDGIPVHPTELQPHAIGCYAAHSGVKRQNRLAEQALLAAEKWTTIASTVSGMPDATAELGHAWKQVIFNQFHDIAAGTAIEPAYDDARDQLGEAKSIAARLANRSIQSIARQIDIPAESMMVPVAVFNPHAWPVTATVELELGYPAPMRGAIELREGLDGRILDLQEVRSAATAGGRRRVAFTANVPPLGYQLYTMRTGDEPSYHLGAPTGDGLVLDNGTVHAEIDPKTGWLKSLATAGGPNLLASGVAHAQVIDDDTDTWSHGVRSLWKTVDSFKVQRVRRLADGPVRQLVRVESTYGRSRLVEEFVLDAGSDAVEVRVTVDWREQLKSLKLCFPFALQESVATHEIPYGHLEREQNREEVPSHAWVDISGPNGGVAVLNDGKYSFAVDGTTAGRSVLAMTAVRSPVYAWHDPWQLDEDGVYEYLDQGIQRFTYRLVPHGGDWRAAGVVRRAAELNQPVTALIECFHPGPLPPSQSYVTVTGADNVVVSVLKRAEDNGGATVLRAYETAGRDAGVTIDLPFLGRTFDTTFTPHEVKTLRIPADGDVSPTEVDLLEWDPAAPPPITSE; encoded by the coding sequence ATGACCAAGCGTGGTCCCCTGCACATGATCGGTAACGCGCACATCGACGCGGTGTGGCTCTGGCAGTGGCAGGAGGGATATCAGGAAGTGCGAGCGACGTTCCGGTCGGCGCTGGACCGGATGGAGGAGTATCCGGACTACGTCTTCACCGCCGACTCGGTCGCGTACTTCAGCTGGATCGCCGAGCACGACCCGGAGCTCTTCGAGCGGATCCGCAAGCGGGTCGCGGAGGGTCGCTTCGAGATCGTCGGCGGCTGGTGGGTGGAGCCCGACTGCAACCTGCCCGGCGGCGAGGCGTTCGTCCGGCACGCGCTGTACTCGCAGCACTGGCTCGCCGAGCACCTCGGCGTGATCGCGACAGTGGGCTGCAACGTCGACCCGTTCGGACACAACGCGAACCTGCCGCAGCTGCTCAGCAAGGCGCGGCTGGACTCGTACGCGTTCCTCCGGCCGCAGACGCACGAACGCGAGCTGCCCGGCCAGAAGTTCTGGTGGGAGGCCGCGGACGGTTCGCGCGTGCTGGCGTACCGGATCCCCCACGAGTACTGCTCGCCGCGCGGCGAGATCACCGGGCACGTCACGAAGGCACTGCAACAGTTGCCGGTGACAACCGAACCGTTGATGGTGTTCTACGGCGTCGGCAATCACGGCGGCGGTCCGACGATCGAGAACATCGAGTCGATCAAGCAGCTCGCCCAGCGCGACCTGTACCCGGAGATGTTCCCGTCGACGATGCGCCGGTTCTTCGACGAGGCGCGGACGTTCGACGGCATCCCGGTGCACCCGACCGAGCTGCAGCCGCACGCAATCGGCTGCTACGCCGCGCACTCCGGGGTGAAGCGCCAGAACCGGCTGGCCGAGCAGGCGCTGCTCGCCGCCGAGAAGTGGACCACGATCGCGTCCACGGTCAGCGGCATGCCGGACGCGACCGCGGAGCTCGGGCACGCGTGGAAGCAGGTGATCTTCAACCAGTTCCACGACATCGCCGCCGGCACGGCGATCGAGCCGGCGTACGACGACGCACGCGACCAGCTCGGTGAGGCGAAGTCGATCGCGGCCCGGCTGGCGAACCGCTCGATCCAGTCGATCGCGCGGCAGATCGACATCCCGGCGGAGTCGATGATGGTGCCGGTCGCGGTGTTCAACCCGCACGCCTGGCCGGTGACCGCGACGGTCGAGCTCGAGCTCGGCTATCCCGCCCCGATGCGCGGGGCGATCGAGCTGCGCGAGGGCCTCGACGGCCGGATCCTCGACCTCCAGGAGGTCCGGTCGGCCGCGACCGCGGGCGGCCGCCGGCGGGTCGCCTTCACGGCGAACGTCCCGCCGCTGGGCTATCAGCTGTACACGATGCGGACCGGCGACGAGCCGTCGTACCACCTCGGCGCTCCGACCGGTGACGGTCTGGTGCTCGACAACGGCACGGTCCACGCGGAGATCGATCCGAAGACCGGCTGGCTGAAGTCGCTCGCGACGGCAGGCGGGCCGAACCTGCTGGCCTCGGGCGTGGCGCACGCCCAGGTGATCGACGACGACACGGACACCTGGAGCCACGGAGTACGGTCGCTGTGGAAGACCGTCGACTCCTTCAAGGTGCAGCGCGTACGGCGGCTCGCGGACGGCCCGGTGCGTCAGTTGGTCCGGGTGGAATCGACGTACGGGCGGTCGCGGCTCGTCGAGGAGTTCGTGCTGGACGCGGGCTCGGACGCAGTCGAAGTGCGGGTCACGGTGGACTGGCGCGAACAGCTGAAGTCGCTGAAGCTGTGCTTCCCGTTCGCGCTGCAAGAGTCGGTGGCGACGCACGAGATTCCTTACGGGCACCTGGAGCGCGAGCAGAATCGCGAGGAGGTGCCGTCGCACGCATGGGTCGACATCTCCGGTCCGAACGGCGGCGTCGCGGTACTCAACGACGGGAAGTACTCGTTTGCCGTCGACGGCACGACGGCCGGCCGGTCCGTGCTGGCGATGACTGCGGTGCGCTCGCCCGTCTATGCCTGGCACGACCCGTGGCAGCTGGACGAGGACGGTGTGTACGAGTACCTCGATCAGGGCATCCAGCGGTTCACTTACCGCCTGGTGCCCCACGGCGGCGACTGGCGAGCGGCGGGCGTGGTCCGTCGTGCGGCCGAGCTCAACCAGCCGGTCACCGCGTTGATCGAGTGCTTCCACCCCGGCCCGCTGCCGCCGTCGCAGTCGTACGTGACCGTGACGGGCGCCGACAACGTCGTCGTCTCGGTCCTCAAACGCGCCGAGGACAACGGCGGGGCCACCGTCCTCCGGGCGTACGAGACAGCGGGACGCGACGCGGGGGTAACGATCGACCTGCCCTTCCTCGGCCGTACCTTCGACACCACCTTCACGCCGCACGAGGTCAAGACGCTGCGTATCCCGGCCGACGGCGACGTCAGCCCCACCGAGGTCGACCTGCTCGAATGGGACCCGGCCGCGCCGCCGCCGATCACGAGCGAGTGA